DNA sequence from the Streptomyces canus genome:
CCTCCCAGGTGCAGCGGAACATCCTCGCGGAGAAGGTGCTGGGGCTGCCGCGCGAGCCGAGGGCAGCGGCGGGTTAGAACCCGGTCGGGGGGGCTTTGCCGGCCGCGGCGGTGGACCGCGTCGGGCGCGGAGCAAGCGGAGCGGGGCGGGCCGGATCGTCATGCCCGTTGGGCCCTCGGCCGCAGTGGGTCTATCGTCGGGATCCTGGGGCCAGACGATGGAGGACGGCCGTGATGCCGCAGGACGAGGCCGTGATCGGTTGCACGGGGAAGCTGCTCATCGGAACCCGCGGTTCCGCGGGCCCCGGCGAGATCCTCGTGCGGGTCAGAGGCGGCTCGGAGACCTTCCTCGCCTGGTCCGAGGATCCCCTGCCCACCGGAGCGACCGTGCTCGTGATCGAGTCGCGTGGATGCCGCGCGGTCGGCGTCATCGAGTGGGCGGATCCATTGGACGCGCTCGCGGTGAACCCGCCGGCGCCGGCTGAGGAGTAACAATGTTCGGATACCGCGTTCCCGCTCCCGACGAGGCGATGCTGATCTCGGGGGGACGGCGGGGACTGGGGGGCGCGCCGTTCCGAGTGGTGACGGGGCACGGCAAGTTCGTGCTCCCGATCTTCCGCAAGACCCGTTTCCTCACCCTGTCGATGTGCGAGGCCGAGGTCACCGAGACCTGTGTGACCAGGCAGGGCATCGCGCTGCACGTCCGCGCCGTCATCGCCTTCAAGGTCGGCAACGACCACGAGAGCATCATCAACGCGGGCCAGCGGTTCCTCTCCGACCAGGATCAGATGTCGGTGCTGACCGGCCGGATCTTCGCCGGTCACCTGCGCGCCATCATTGGCTCGATGACGGTCGAGGAGATCGTCACCGAGCGGCAGAAGCTCGCCGCGGAGGTCCTGGACACCTCGAAGGTCGAGATGGCGAAGATCGGTCTGATCGTGGACTCGCTGCAGATCCAGTCGATCGACGACGGAGAGGTCGGCTACATCGAGGCCATGTCCGCGCCGCACAAGGCGGCCATCCAGCGGCAGGCCCAGATCGCCCAGGCCCAGGCCACCCAGGCCTCGGTCGAGGCGGAGCAGGTGGCGGCCCGCAACCAGGCCGAGTACGCCCGGCAGACCGCCGTGGTCAAGGCGGAGTACTCGGCCGAGGTGGACCGGGCGCAGGCGAGGGCCGCGCAGGCAGGGCCGCTGGCGCAGGCCCACGCCCAGCAGGAGGTCCTCGACGCCCAGACGGAGCTGGCCCTGCGCCAGGCCAAACTGCGCCAGCAGCAACTGGTCGCCGAGATCGTGAAGCCCGCCGAGGCCGAGGCCGAGCGGATCAGGGTGCTCGCCGCCGCCGACGCCCAGCGGATGAAGATCCAGGCGGAGGCCGCGGCCTCCTACGACCGGGTCGCGCTCGACCGGATGCTGATCGACCAGCTCCCGCAGATCGTGAAGGAGGCCGCGGGCGGCCTCGCCGGTGCCAACGTCAACGTCCTCAACGGCGCCGACGGGCTCGGCGAGATCGCCGCCGGCCTGGTGTCCCAGGGCCTGACGATCCTCGACTCGGTCCGGCAGAACCTGAACGGCCAGGACTCCTCCGACGGCCGCCGTCCCTCGGAGAGCAACGACGGCGACGGCAGTGGCAACGGCCTGCTCCAGTTGCACGCGCGGAAGGACGGCAAGGGGGACGACGGTCGGGTCGACGTCGACTGAGTGGGTTCCCTCGATCCGGAGGCCCTAGCAGGACCGGGGCAGGATGCGGCCCTGCAGGCCCCAGGCGGGGTCGATGGGGACGCCGAGACGGTCCAGGACGGTCGGTGCCAGGTCGATGAGGCGCGGGGTGTCGAGCCGGGTGCCGCCTGGCACGCCGGGCTCGGCGAGGATGACGAAGACCTCCCGCTCGGCACGGGTGTCGCCGCCGTGGCCACCGGTGTCGAGGTGGCCGTGGTCCGTGGTGACGAGCACCGTCCAGCGCTCGTCACCACGGCCGGGCTGGGAGCGTCGGGCGGCGATCGCGTCCAACAGCCGCCCGAGGTGGGCGTCCGTGCCGAGGAGGGCGTGGTCGTAGGCGGGGCTGAGCGAGCCCGTGGCATGGCCGGCTTCGTCGGTGGCGCCGAAGTACACGAACACGGCGTCCGGATCGCCGTCCGTGAGCCAGTGTGCGGCGGTGTCGGCGACGAGGCGGTCCGCACCTTCGTAGCCCTCCGCCTCGCCGTCGTGGAGTACCCGCCGGCCGATGGCGGGGCCGAGGGTGCCGCGGTGGACCAGGTCGGGCCAGGACACCGCGGCCGCGGTGCGCAGACCGGGCCGGGCGGTGACAGCGCGGCTGAGGAAGTCGGGGTAGCGGGAGTAGTCGGCGCCGGTGAAGTCGTTGCCGGTCACCCCGTGACGGTCGGGCCACACCCCGGTCAGCACGCTCGACCACCCGGGTCCGGAGTCGGTGTAGGCCATGCTGGTCGACGGCCCGCCCTCCGCCTGCCCGTCCACCTCGCCGTAGGGCAGCAGACTGGTGCCGTGGGCACCCGCCGCCATGAGCCCGTGCAACACGGGGACCATGGATGACGGCGAGCGAGTCAGCCGGTCGAAGCGCACCCCGTCCAGGCCGACCACGAGTACCTTGCCGCGCTGCACGCCGTGCGCCCTCCCCTCCTCAGCCGGCCGCCCCGGCGGATCGACATCCGTCATTCCTCACCTCTCTCGACGCCGAGGAGCCGTCTCCTCGCAGTCCAGGGTCGCCAACGGGTTCAGCTGCCCTGCACGGCACCTTCCGTCGCGCCCGCGATGAAGCCTCGGGCGAAGATCGAGAAGACGACGAGCATCGGGACGGAGGCCATGAGCACACCGGCCATGACCATGCTGTAGTCGGTGTTGTGGGCGACGTTGAGCTGGGCGAGCGCCACCTGCAGGGTGACGTGGCCGGGCCTGGTGAGCACGACGAGCGGCCAGATGTAGTCGTTCCAGGCGTTGACGAAGGCGTAGATCGCGAGGAAGGACAACCCCGGCTTGATCATGGGCAGCGTGATGTTCCAGTACTGGCGGAAGAACCCGGCGCCGTCGATGCGTGCGGCGTCGAGCAGTTCGTCGGGCACGCCGCTCTGGATGTACTGGCGCAGCCAGAAGATGCCGAAGGCGTTGGCGAGGGCGGGCGGGACGAGTGCCCTGAGCGTGCCGACCCAGCCGATCTTCGAGACCAGGATGAACTGCGGAAGGATGCCCAGCTGCAACGGCAGCATCATGAACCCCAGCAGCGCGGCGAAGAGCACCCTGCGTCCGGGAAAGTCGAACTTGGCGAAGGCGAAGGCGGCCAAGGAGTCGACGAACAGCACCAGGAGGGTGGTGACGGACGCGACGACGAGGGTGTTGAGCATCGACCCGAAGAAGTCGATGGTCTTGAGCATGTGCCGGATGTTCTCCAGCAGATGGGAGCCGAAGGTCAGCTTCGGCGGACTCTTGTAGATGTCCTGGGTGGTGTTGGTCGCCATGATGATCGTCCACACGAACGGGAAGACCGAGATCAGGACGGCCAGCATGAGGAAGATGTGGGCGCTCAGGCCCCTGGGCCGTCGGGACCGCCTCGTGTCCGCCGCCCCCGGCGTCGTACCCGCTGCCGTCATGCCTTCCTCCCTCGTTGCACGATGCGCCAGTTGATGAGGACCAGCACGATGATCAGTACGAAGAAGGCCCACACGATGGCCGCGCCGTAGCCGTAGTCGTTGTTGACGAAGGCCGACTGGTAGAAGTACAGCAGCGTGGTCAGGCCCGCCTGGCCGGGACCGCCGAGGCTGGGGTTGGCGGCCTCACTGGCGAAGAGGATCTGAGGTTCGCTGAAGCTCTGCAGGCCGTTGATGGTCGAGATGATGACGGTGAACAGGATGATGGGCCGCATGATCGGCATGGTGATCTGGAGGAAGGTGCGGACAGGGCCGGCACCGTCCAGCTTGGCCGCCTCGTAGATCTCCTTCGGGATGGTCTGAAGCCCGGCCAGGTAGATGATCATGTTGTAGCCGGTCCACATCCAGGTCATCAGCAACGCGATGACCAGTTTGATCAGCCACGGGTCGCTCAGCCACGGGACGGGCGAGATGCCGACCGTGTCCAGGATCGCGTTGACCAGGCCGAAGTTGTTGCTGAAGACCGCGCCGAAGAAGATCGCCACGGCCACGATCGAGGTCACGTTCGGCACGTAGAGGGCGATGCGGTAGAAGCCCTTGAACCGGCGCACCGAATGCAGCAGCGTCGCCAGCACCAGGGCACCGGCCAGCGTGGGCACGGTGGAGAGGACCCAGATCACCAGGGTGTTGCGGATGGACAGCCAGAAGACGGGGTCCTTCCACAGGAACCGGAACTCCTGCAGCCCCACGAAGTGCATGGTGCCGATGCCGTCCCAGCGCTGGAAGGCCAGATACAGCGAGTAGAGGACCGGGAAGAACGAGAAGGCGAGGAAGACCAGGTAGAAGGGCGAGATCGCCAGGTACTGCCGCCAGTGGGACAGCACCCCGCGACGCCTGACCCGTACGGCGCCCGCGGGCGGGGTGCGCCGCGGGCGGAACCGGGTCGGGCCCGGCCCGCCGCGGTGCTTGGGCACCGCGGCGGCTCCGGTGACCGGAGGTGAGGACACGTCAGCTCACCCCCTGCCGCTGGCCGATCTGCTTGGCCTGGCTGACCGCGTCCTTCCAGGCGTCGTCGGGCTTCTTGCCCTTGGCCTCGATGTTGGTCAGCTCGGTCAGGTAGGGGGCCATGACGGCGGCGTCGGCGGGCGCCTCGTAGCTGGCCGGGATGGCCTCGGCGGCCGGGCCGAAGATCTCGATGATCTTCTGCCCGCCGAAGAAGGCGTCCGGCCCCGTCATGGCCGGCATCGCGTAAGCGGCAGGACAGGCCGGGAAGATGGCGGCGTCGGTGAAGCCTCGGGCGTCGTTGGCCGGGTTGAGGATCCAGCTGATGATCTTGAATGCCTCTTCGGGATTGCGGCACTGCTTGGGCAGGGCCAGGTAGGAGCCGCCCTGGTTGGCCGGTCCTCCGGGGTTCGGGCTGACATGCCACTTGCCCTTGGTGTTGGGGGCCGCCTGCTCGATGTCCAACGCGTGCCAGGCCGCGCCGAGTTCGGTGGTGAGGGTGCCCTTGCTGAGGGCGGCGTTGTGGGTGTTGTCGTTGATCTTCCCGTCGAGGCCGAGCCGGTAGGGGCGGATGGAGAGATCCCAGGCGGCGCGTATGTGGTCCTGGTCGCCGATGAAGTGGTTGTTCTCGTCGATGAACCGCTTGGTGCCCTGACCGACCGCGATGTTGAACACCGAGCCGAGGTTGTTGATCAGGTAGGTGCCGGGCAACGCCTTCTTCAGCTCGGCGCCGAGCGCGTAGTAGTCGTCCCAGGTCTTGGTCTCGGCGGCGACCTTGGCGGGGTCGGAGGGCAGCCCGGCCTTGTCGAACAGGTCCGCGCGGTAGTAGAGCGCGGTGGGACCGATGTCGATCGGAAAACCGATCTGCTTGCCGTCGGTGGTCTGGGCGAGCTTGGTCTTCCAGTCCAGGTACTGGGAGGAGAGCTTCTTGAAGCCCAGGTCGTTCAGGTCCAGGAAGCGGCTGCCGTTGGGCAGGAAGGAGGCGATGTCCTCCCCCTTGATGCCGGTGATGTCGGGCACGGCCGCGCCCGCCGCGAGGGTGGTGGTGAGCTTCTGCTTGAAGTCGCCGCCGATGGAGCTGGTGGTCAGCTTGACCTGGCCGCTGAAGTGCGTCTTGGCTTCGGCGACGACCTTGTCGCTGAGCGCGCCTCCCCAGTACCAGAGGGTCAGGTCCTTGCCGTCCTTGCTGCCGCTCGATCCTGAACTGCCGCCGCATGCTGCGGTGGCGCCGGCCGCGGCGGCCGTCAGGGCGGCGGCCTGAAGGAATCGTCTGCGGGAAAGATCCACGATCTTCTCCTAGTTCTGGGCGGGTTCTGCACATCGGCCATATCCGGTATGTCCGACAGGACCTGTGAGTCGTGAGCCGTGGAGGGGTGTGACGGGAGGGCCGGGTGGCTGAAGAGCATCGGCGTGGTGGGAACCCTTCAGCCACCCGGGGCGTGTGAGCTGGTCCTCTCAGACGGTGCCGACGCGTCCATGGCGGCGAAATACGCCGTTCATCCGCTTCGGCCGACCGGAGTGGGGTCCGGACCTCGCTTGAATTACGCAAGAGAGTGCACCCACTGCGCGACTTTGACAAGGGTCAAGCGAGTATCGAGACATTCCTGCGTGACTTTGCTTGAGTTTGAAGAGTTCGCGAGTATGGTCAGCGGCATGCTCGCTGACCGAAGACATCAGCTGATCCTTCGCGCCCTGCGCGCGGACGGGCCCCTCTCGGTGGTCGCCCTGGCCGAGAAGATCGGGGCGAGTCAGGCCACGATCCGTCGGGACCTCGTACAACTGGAGGACGAGGGACTGCTCAAGCGGGTCTACGGCGGTGCCGCCCCCGTGGTGGGCGAGGACGACCCGTTCGCCGACGTCGCCGGCGTCCGTGTCGAGGCGAAGGACGCGCTGGCCGTCTGGTGCGCGGACATCGTCAGGGACGGCGAGACCGTGCTGCTCGACATCGGCACCACCGCCCACCGGGTGGCCCGCCATCTGCACGGCCGGTCGCTGACCGTGATCACCAGCAACCTCGCCGTCTACGAGGAGCTCCAGGACGACAAGGACGTCCAGTTGATCCTCCTGGGCGGGGTGGTCCGCCGCGACTACCGCTCGCTGGTCGGCTTTCTCACCGAGGACAACCTGCGGCAGGTCCACGCCGACCGGTTGTTCCTCGGCACCAGTGGAGTCCGCCCCGACGGTCAGGTGCTGGACACCACGGCCGTCGAGGTACCCGTCAAGCGGGCGATGATCGCCGCCAGCGCCCAGGTGGTCCTGCTGGCGGACGCGGGCAAGTTCCCCGGCACCGGAATGGCCCGGGTGTGCGGTCCCGAGGAACTCGACGTCGTGGTGACCAACGCCCCGGTGGACGAGAAGACCGGTAGCCGTCTGCGGGAGGCGGGAGTCGAGGTGGTCGAGGTATGAGACTGACGATCCTGGGTGGCGGCGGCTTCCGCGTCCCGCTGGTCTACCGGGCCCTGCTCGGCGACCGCGGCGAAGGACGCGTCACCGACGTGACCCTGTACGACCTGGACGCCTCCCGGCTGACGACCATCGGCAAGGTGCTCGCCGACCAGGCGGCCGAGCACCCCGATCCGCCCAGGGTCACCGTCACCACCGACCTGGACGCGGCGGTCACCGGAGCCGACTTCGTGTTCTCGGCGATCCGGGTCGGCGGGCTCGCCGGCCGTGCGGCGGACGAGCGGATCGCCTTGGAGGAAGGTGTGCTGGGCCAGGAGACCGTCGGCGCCGGCGGCATCTCCTACGGGCTGCGCACCATCCCGGTCGCGCTCGAGATCGCCCGTCGGATCGCCGCCCTGGCACCCGACGCCTGGGTCATCAACTTCACCAACCCCGCCGGCATGGTCACCGAGGCCATGACCGCTCTCCTCGGCGACCGCGTGATCGGGATCTGCGACTCCCCGGTGGGTCTCGGCCGCCGCGTGGCCGGGGCGCTCGGCGTGGATCCGGCGCGCACCAGCCTGGACTACGTGGGTCTGAACCATCTGGGCTGGCTGTGCGGCCTGTACGCCGACGGCCGGGACCTGCTGCCGTCCCTGTTCGAGAACGAGGCCGCCCTGACCTCCTTCGAGGAGGGCAAGCTCTTCGGCGCCGACCTGCTGCGCACACTCGGCGCGCTGCCCAACGAGTACCTGCACTACTACTACTTCCACCGTGAGTCGGTCGGCACCGCACGGGCCGCCGAGCACACCCGGGGCGCCTTCCTCCACACGCAGCAGCAGCGCTTCTACGACTCGCTGGACACCTCGGTCGGCGGTCCGACCGCGCCCCGTGCCGCCTGGAACGCCTGGGACGCCACCCGGCTGGAGCGCGAGACCACCTACATGGCGGAGAACCGCGACGCCGTCGGCATGGGCGAACGGGACTCCTGTGACCTGGAATCGGGCGGATACGAGCAGGTGGCCCTTGCTCTCATGCGGGCCATCGCCCGGGACGAGCGCACCACGCTCATCCTCAACGTCCGGGGCCGCGGCCGGATCCCCGCCCTGGACGACGACGCCGTCATCGAGGTCCCCTGCCATGTGGACGCCAACGGCGCACGCCCCATCGCCGGCTCCCCGTTGCCCGACCACGGCCAGGGCCTGGTGTGCGCCGTCAAGGCGGTCGAACGGGCGGTGATCCACGCCACGACCACCGCAGAGCGGGCCCACGCGGTCAAGGCACTGACCATCCACCCGCTGATCGACTCGTACACCGTCGCCAAGCGCCTGCTGGACGCGTACCAGCGGCACTTCCCCGAGCTCGCCTACCTGGGCCGCTAGCGCCTTGACCGGGAATGTTCGCCCAGGCTGGTCGGTCACCGGGAGCTCAGGGCGGCCTCCAAGACCTCGTGGACGGTCTTCGCCGGGTGGCCGATGGTGGCTTCCAGTGTCGGGGTGGTGGCGTTGAACTCGCCCTTGCGCGATGCCGTGAACATCGTCAAGGAGAACTCCGCAGCCGGCCGCGGCATCCCGCCGGCGACTGCTGCGGATATCCACTCGTCGTCGTCCATGGCGACTCGGGTGATGGTCCGGCCGGTGATGCGGCTGAGGATGTCGGCTACGTCGGCGAAGTCCAGCGTGTGAGGGGCTGTCAGAGGCGGCGTGATCCCTTCGAGTGCACCGTCTTCGACCAGGGCGGAGGCCGCGGCTTCTGCCAGGTCCTCGTGGGCCGTCCAGGACACCGGGCCGTCCTGCGGCACGGCGAGCGTGCCGGTCTCCAGCGCCGCGCCGATGTAGAAGCCCAAGGTGGCGGCATAGAACCCGTTGCGAAGAGCGGTGTAGGGGACGTCTTGCTGCTTGAGGTGCTCCTCGGTAGCCGCGTGGACCTTCTGCGGCGGGAAGAACGACGTGGGAGAGGCGGCCTGGTGGCTGGTGTAGAGGATGCGTCGGGCGCCCGCTTCCCGTGCTGCGTCGATGGCGGCGCGGTTGGCGGTCAACGCGCCGCCTCCTCGAATGGCCGCGGAGACGACCAGGACGCGCTCGGCACCTTCGAAGGCGTGCTTGAGACTGTCGGGTTCGGTGAAGTCTCCCGCTCGGACTCGGACGCCGCGCTCGGCAAGGTCGGCGGCCTTGCGCACGTCGCGCACACTGACGGCGATCCGGTTGGCCGGTACCCGCTCCAGAAGGCGGTTGACGATCAGCGACCCGAGGCGGCCGGTGGCTCCCGTGACGATCAGCATTCCTGGCTCCAGTCTGACGACGTTTCCAACGGAACTGAAATAACGGTATCACTGATACTTCCATTGGAAGCACTCATGCTTCACATGCAGCTCAACGGCATGTAGTTGCTCATATCAGTGATAACATCACCTGTCACTGTCGGGCGATATCATCGTCTCCATGACACCGAACGCGCAGCGGCGAGACATCACCCGGGACCGCATCGTGAAGGCTGCGGCCGGCCTGCTGCGCGACCAGGGTCCGGCCGCGGTGACCACGCGTCGCGTGGCGCACGAGGCCGGGCTGCAGCCTCCTGCTCTCTACCGCTTCTTCCAGGACAAGGACGAGCTGCTGGATGTCGCCGCGGAACATGTCTTCGCCGAACATGTGGCGAGCAAGCAGACCACCGCGCCCTCGGACGACCCTGTGGAAGACCTCCGCGCCGGATGGAACACGCAGATCAGCTTCGGGCTCGCCAACCCGTACGTCTACGGCCTGTTGCTCGACCCGGCCCGCGCACGCGCCACCCCGGCACAGGTCAAGGGTGTCCTGATCCTCGCCGAGCGCGTGCACAGGATCGCCGCCGTTGGGCGGCTCCGGGTGAGCGAGGAACGCGCCGTCAATCTCATTCGCTCGGCGGGGATCGGAACCGTCCACACCCTGCTGACCCTGCCACCAGAGCAAAGCGACCCGCATCTGGCCGACGCCGCCTTCGACGCGATCGCTCGCGCCATCCTCGTCGATGAGCCCGCTGTCCCCACCCAGGACGCGGCGGCCGTCGTCGCGGCCTTCCGCACCCTCCTGCCGGAACTTCCCGGTCTCAGCAAAGCCGAGGCCGCGCTTCTCGACGAGTGGCTGCAACGCTGATCCAGCACCGCGCTGCGCGACGCACACTCCGCCGCGAACGGGAGAGATACGCCCGTCGACGCGACGCCCGCGAGGATGCAGACGTCGGACGGCAACGCGTTCAGGTGGTGCCGGACGTCCCCGGTC
Encoded proteins:
- a CDS encoding SPFH domain-containing protein, whose translation is MFGYRVPAPDEAMLISGGRRGLGGAPFRVVTGHGKFVLPIFRKTRFLTLSMCEAEVTETCVTRQGIALHVRAVIAFKVGNDHESIINAGQRFLSDQDQMSVLTGRIFAGHLRAIIGSMTVEEIVTERQKLAAEVLDTSKVEMAKIGLIVDSLQIQSIDDGEVGYIEAMSAPHKAAIQRQAQIAQAQATQASVEAEQVAARNQAEYARQTAVVKAEYSAEVDRAQARAAQAGPLAQAHAQQEVLDAQTELALRQAKLRQQQLVAEIVKPAEAEAERIRVLAAADAQRMKIQAEAAASYDRVALDRMLIDQLPQIVKEAAGGLAGANVNVLNGADGLGEIAAGLVSQGLTILDSVRQNLNGQDSSDGRRPSESNDGDGSGNGLLQLHARKDGKGDDGRVDVD
- a CDS encoding alkaline phosphatase family protein; its protein translation is MTDVDPPGRPAEEGRAHGVQRGKVLVVGLDGVRFDRLTRSPSSMVPVLHGLMAAGAHGTSLLPYGEVDGQAEGGPSTSMAYTDSGPGWSSVLTGVWPDRHGVTGNDFTGADYSRYPDFLSRAVTARPGLRTAAAVSWPDLVHRGTLGPAIGRRVLHDGEAEGYEGADRLVADTAAHWLTDGDPDAVFVYFGATDEAGHATGSLSPAYDHALLGTDAHLGRLLDAIAARRSQPGRGDERWTVLVTTDHGHLDTGGHGGDTRAEREVFVILAEPGVPGGTRLDTPRLIDLAPTVLDRLGVPIDPAWGLQGRILPRSC
- a CDS encoding carbohydrate ABC transporter permease, with protein sequence MTAAGTTPGAADTRRSRRPRGLSAHIFLMLAVLISVFPFVWTIIMATNTTQDIYKSPPKLTFGSHLLENIRHMLKTIDFFGSMLNTLVVASVTTLLVLFVDSLAAFAFAKFDFPGRRVLFAALLGFMMLPLQLGILPQFILVSKIGWVGTLRALVPPALANAFGIFWLRQYIQSGVPDELLDAARIDGAGFFRQYWNITLPMIKPGLSFLAIYAFVNAWNDYIWPLVVLTRPGHVTLQVALAQLNVAHNTDYSMVMAGVLMASVPMLVVFSIFARGFIAGATEGAVQGS
- a CDS encoding carbohydrate ABC transporter permease codes for the protein MLSHWRQYLAISPFYLVFLAFSFFPVLYSLYLAFQRWDGIGTMHFVGLQEFRFLWKDPVFWLSIRNTLVIWVLSTVPTLAGALVLATLLHSVRRFKGFYRIALYVPNVTSIVAVAIFFGAVFSNNFGLVNAILDTVGISPVPWLSDPWLIKLVIALLMTWMWTGYNMIIYLAGLQTIPKEIYEAAKLDGAGPVRTFLQITMPIMRPIILFTVIISTINGLQSFSEPQILFASEAANPSLGGPGQAGLTTLLYFYQSAFVNNDYGYGAAIVWAFFVLIIVLVLINWRIVQRGRKA
- a CDS encoding extracellular solute-binding protein, with product MDLSRRRFLQAAALTAAAAGATAACGGSSGSSGSKDGKDLTLWYWGGALSDKVVAEAKTHFSGQVKLTTSSIGGDFKQKLTTTLAAGAAVPDITGIKGEDIASFLPNGSRFLDLNDLGFKKLSSQYLDWKTKLAQTTDGKQIGFPIDIGPTALYYRADLFDKAGLPSDPAKVAAETKTWDDYYALGAELKKALPGTYLINNLGSVFNIAVGQGTKRFIDENNHFIGDQDHIRAAWDLSIRPYRLGLDGKINDNTHNAALSKGTLTTELGAAWHALDIEQAAPNTKGKWHVSPNPGGPANQGGSYLALPKQCRNPEEAFKIISWILNPANDARGFTDAAIFPACPAAYAMPAMTGPDAFFGGQKIIEIFGPAAEAIPASYEAPADAAVMAPYLTELTNIEAKGKKPDDAWKDAVSQAKQIGQRQGVS
- a CDS encoding DeoR/GlpR family DNA-binding transcription regulator — its product is MAAKYAVHPLRPTGVGSGPRLNYARECTHCATLTRVKRVSRHSCVTLLEFEEFASMVSGMLADRRHQLILRALRADGPLSVVALAEKIGASQATIRRDLVQLEDEGLLKRVYGGAAPVVGEDDPFADVAGVRVEAKDALAVWCADIVRDGETVLLDIGTTAHRVARHLHGRSLTVITSNLAVYEELQDDKDVQLILLGGVVRRDYRSLVGFLTEDNLRQVHADRLFLGTSGVRPDGQVLDTTAVEVPVKRAMIAASAQVVLLADAGKFPGTGMARVCGPEELDVVVTNAPVDEKTGSRLREAGVEVVEV
- a CDS encoding 6-phospho-beta-glucosidase; the protein is MRLTILGGGGFRVPLVYRALLGDRGEGRVTDVTLYDLDASRLTTIGKVLADQAAEHPDPPRVTVTTDLDAAVTGADFVFSAIRVGGLAGRAADERIALEEGVLGQETVGAGGISYGLRTIPVALEIARRIAALAPDAWVINFTNPAGMVTEAMTALLGDRVIGICDSPVGLGRRVAGALGVDPARTSLDYVGLNHLGWLCGLYADGRDLLPSLFENEAALTSFEEGKLFGADLLRTLGALPNEYLHYYYFHRESVGTARAAEHTRGAFLHTQQQRFYDSLDTSVGGPTAPRAAWNAWDATRLERETTYMAENRDAVGMGERDSCDLESGGYEQVALALMRAIARDERTTLILNVRGRGRIPALDDDAVIEVPCHVDANGARPIAGSPLPDHGQGLVCAVKAVERAVIHATTTAERAHAVKALTIHPLIDSYTVAKRLLDAYQRHFPELAYLGR
- a CDS encoding NAD(P)H-binding protein, giving the protein MLIVTGATGRLGSLIVNRLLERVPANRIAVSVRDVRKAADLAERGVRVRAGDFTEPDSLKHAFEGAERVLVVSAAIRGGGALTANRAAIDAAREAGARRILYTSHQAASPTSFFPPQKVHAATEEHLKQQDVPYTALRNGFYAATLGFYIGAALETGTLAVPQDGPVSWTAHEDLAEAAASALVEDGALEGITPPLTAPHTLDFADVADILSRITGRTITRVAMDDDEWISAAVAGGMPRPAAEFSLTMFTASRKGEFNATTPTLEATIGHPAKTVHEVLEAALSSR
- a CDS encoding TetR/AcrR family transcriptional regulator, with the translated sequence MTPNAQRRDITRDRIVKAAAGLLRDQGPAAVTTRRVAHEAGLQPPALYRFFQDKDELLDVAAEHVFAEHVASKQTTAPSDDPVEDLRAGWNTQISFGLANPYVYGLLLDPARARATPAQVKGVLILAERVHRIAAVGRLRVSEERAVNLIRSAGIGTVHTLLTLPPEQSDPHLADAAFDAIARAILVDEPAVPTQDAAAVVAAFRTLLPELPGLSKAEAALLDEWLQR